A region of Panicum virgatum strain AP13 chromosome 8N, P.virgatum_v5, whole genome shotgun sequence DNA encodes the following proteins:
- the LOC120686911 gene encoding disease resistance protein Pik-2-like, with the protein MADVVLTVAKTLVEGTLSKAQTAIEDEEKLRKRAQRDLVFIAGEFQMMQSFLSTTTKENVKNIMVSTCVTQVRDLAYDVEDCIEYILHLDTKPDWWCRMVPSCMAPSRALDEAVDVLEQLKGRVQDLGERSSRYKLISDDSGFNHVNEMRQQATAGSSDLKQRDMDALTKLVTKRGSNREVISIWAFGDDHGAASKSIIREAFENTKIWRNFSVRAWVAMGNSFDLHGILRSLNDQFSGSGARERNQASVAVDDLGHLKTKVKDQVNKQKYLIVLEDLSSRENWAALQEYLPDSSNGSRIVVLTQQFQVACSCTGFPYVQRFWVDYPLCVFSKGNEGPLIGRISEVTELPNYSSLARANGSRVMSMWGTAGAGKSAFVRNLCCNMLRSKKYKRYVWMDASHEYSLTDFSSSSLHSYCFEANEATSSTGQEIGIDDHVEYLVVIDNMKSTDKWESIRNALVSRPSRSVVIVITNDESIAQHCADKKELVFNVRCLEVRAAIKLFKKEIITKNPDIPADDIDKKLRPLILKCGGLPKVIVAVADYLAQQFNWEEKAGILNDQFVNNLETWPEFASLADLFSWMHSYLGALPEPVRQHVAYLLIFPGQSSIRRRRLLMRWVAEGYSRDSDSNTANENAEKHFSKLVQLSMVHRPLLTTITQMRMVSYEVSNIFHEYMVTRPPEENIATAIEIFELQGVCSPTSRRRGRHLVIGESWDRDRIVFQSIDFSRLRSLTVFGTWKEFFISESMKVLRVLDLEDASGVTDKDLEKILKLLRRLKFLSLRGCSEIKYLPCSVGELRQLQILDVRYTKIRKIPTSITNLKKLQYMRVGPTVPPVDRSAPHVVAFKMSGLRRCLHLVGVEVMSGIGELTALHTLGVINIGVAGGKVILKELKKLTQLRKLGVYGVSNKNVKELSSAILCHSRLESLSVWLNKHNQDCMEGLFPETTNGTSEPEIKLQSLQSFKLYGLGDKLPEWINQLDNLRKLVLEMTTLPENTLSRLGDLKVYILRLYIKELPDGKLKFCVMLNGRPSQCFETVKVLEISCYSSMDVTFGPRALRNLELLRASCYEKSGKAMKFSGLELLSELKDVQIKGFDDGTLKKDVEGQLSRHQKKPVLTTELVLLSSDVSPVEV; encoded by the exons ATGGCGGACGTGGTACTCACGGTGGCCAAGACGCTGGTGGAGGGAACGCTGTCCAAGGCCCAGACAGCGATCGAGGATGAGGAGAAGCTGCGGAAGAGGGCGCAGCGGGATCTGGTGTTCATTGCCGGGGAGTTCCAGATGATGCAGTCCTTCCTCAGCACCACCACCAAGGAGAACGTCAAGAACATCATGGTGAGCACCTGCGTGACCCAGGTCCGCGACCTCGCCTATGACGTCGAAGATTGCATCGAGTACATCCTCCACCTGGACACGAAGCCTGACTGGTGGTGCCGCATGGTTCCGTCATGCATGGCACCATCTCGGGCGCTGGATGAGGCGGTCGACGTCCTAGAGCAGCTAAAGGGGAGAGTCCAGGATTTGGGTGAGAGAAGCTCTCGCTACAAACTTATCAGCGATGACTCTGGCTTCAACCATGTCAACGAGATGAGGCAGCAGGCGACTGCTGGTTCATCTGACTTGAAGCAACGAGACATGGATGCTCTCACAAAGTTGGTCACCAAGAGGGGCAGCAACCGTGAGGTGATCTCCATCTGGGCGTTCGGCGACGACCATGGAGCAGCGTCCAAGTCCATCATCAGGGAGGCCTTCGAAAACACAAAAATCTGGAGAAATTTCAGCGTCCGTGCTTGGGTCGCCATGGGGAATTCTTTTGATCTCCATGGGATCCTAAGAAGCTTAAACGATCAGTTCAGTGGATCTGGTGCCCGGGAGAGAAATCAGGCGTCAGTGGCGGTGGATGATCTGGGACACCTGAAAACCAAGGTGAAGGATCAAGTGAACAAGCAAAAGTACCTCATTGTCCTCGAAGACCTGTCCTCTAGGGAAAATTGGGCTGCTCTTCAGGAGTACCTTCCAGACAGTAGTAATGGGAGTCGTATTGTTGTGCTCACACAGCAGTTCCAGGTCGCATGCTCTTGCACGGGATTTCCATATGTCCAGCGTTTCTGGGTTGATTACCCACTCTGTGTCTTCTCCAAGGGCAATGAG GGTCCTCTTATTGGACGCATATCAGAAGTCACTGAACTTCCCAACTATTCGTCCTTAGCACGTGCAAATGGTTCTAGAGTGATGTCCATGTGGGGGACAGCTGGTGCCGGGAAATCagcttttgttagaaatttgtgtTGCAACATGCTTCGTAGTAAGAAATACAAAAGGTATGTCTGGATGGATGCATCCCATGAATACAGTTTGACAGACTTCAGCAGTTCTTCGCTCCATTCATATTGTTTTGAAGCAAATGAAGCTACATCATCCACTGGTCAAGAAATAGGAATCGACGATCATGTCGAGTACCTTGTTGTTATTGATAATATGAAGTCAACAGATAAGTGGGAATCGATTCGAAATGCATTGGTCTCCAGGCCTTCTAGAAGCGTTGTTATTGTCATTACAAATGATGAAAGCATTGCCCAACACTGCGCAGACAAGAAGGAGCTCGTGTTTAACGTCAGATGTCTAGAAGTCAGGGCAGCCATTAAGCTCTTCAAAAAGGAG ATAATAACTAAGAATCCAGATATCCCTGCAGACGATATTGATAAAAAGCTGAGACCACTTATTTTGAAGTGTGGTGGACTTCCGAAAGTAATAGTTGCTGTAGCGGACTATTTGGCCCAACAATTCAATTGGGAAGAAAAGGCAGGAATTCTGAATGATCAATTCGTAAACAACCTGGAGACCTGGCCGGAGTTTGCTTCTTTAGCTGACCTATTTAGCTGGATGCATTCCTACCTCGGTGCCTTGCCGGAGCCCGTCCGGCAGCACGTCGCCTACCTATTGATTTTCCCTGGGCAAAGCAGCATTCGGAGGCGGCGTTTGCTCATGCGGTGGGTTGCAGAGGGGTACTCCAGGGACAGTGACAGCAATACCGCGAATGAGAATGCAGAGAAGCACTTCTCAAAGCTTGTTCAGTTGAGCATGGTTCACCGGCCACTCCTCACAACCATCACACAGATGAGAATGGTCTCCTACGAAGTTAGCAATATCTTCCACGAATACATGGTCACACGACCTCCCGAAGAAAACATTGCCACTGCAATTGAGATCTTTGAACTACAAGGAGTTTGCAGTCCAACAAGCAGACGCAGAGGACGGCACCTTGTCATCGGAGAAAGCTGGGACAGAGACCGGATTGTGTTCCAGAGCATTGACTTCTCCAGGCTAAGATCTTTGACAGTGTTTGGGACATGGAAAGAATTCTTTATCTCTGAAAGCATGAAGGTGCTTCGGGTTCTTGATCTGGAGGATGCATCAGGTGTGACAGATAAAGACCTCGAGAAGATTCTAAAACTGCTGCGTCGCCTCAAGTTTCTCTCGCTGAGAGGATGCAGTGAGATCAAGTATCTGCCATGTTCAGTGGGTGAGCTAAGACAGCTCCAAATTCTTGATGTCAGATACACTAAAataagaaaaattccaacgtcCATCACTAACCTGAAGAAGCTGCAATACATGCGTGTGGGCCCCACGGTCCCACCTGTGGATCGATCAGCACCTCATGTTGTAGCATTCAAGATGTCCGGACTCCGCAGATGTCTTCATCTAGTTGGTGTTGAAGTGATGTCAGGGATTGGAGAATTGACAGCGCTGCATACACTTGGAGTTATCAACATCGGTGTGGCAGGGGGCAAAGTCATCCTGAAAGAGCTCAAGAAACTCACCCAACTGCGAAAACTTGGGGTGTATGGAGTCAGCAACAAAAATGTCAAGGAGCTGTCTTCTGCCATCTTGTGCCACTCTCGTCTAGAATCCTTGTCAGTGTGGCTCAACAAGCACAACCAAGACTGTATGGAAGGCCTGTTTCCCGAGACCACCAATGGAACTTCAGAACCTGAAATTAAACTTCAGAGCCTACAGAGCTTTAAACTGTACGGCCTAGGAGACAAGTTGCCAGAATGGATCAATCAGCTTGACAATCTCAGGAAGTTAGTTTTGGAGATGACTACATTACCTGAAAATACTTTGAGCAGACTCGGTGATCTTAAAGTATACATTCTACGTCTATATATCAAGGAGCTTCCTGATggtaaactcaagttttgtgtCATGTTGAACGGAAGACCGTCACAATGCTTTGAAACAGTAAAGGTACTCGAGATTTCTTGCTATTCCAGCATGGATGTAACTTTCGGACCACGAGCACTGCGAAATCTTGAGCTGTTGAGGGCTTCCTGCTATGAGAAGTCAGGGAAAGCAATGAAGTTCTCTGGGCTAGAACTTCTGTCTGAACTCAAGGATGTCCAGATTAAAGGTTTCGATGATGGGACACTCAAGAAAGACGTGGAGGGGCAACTTTCCAGGCATCAAAAGAAACCTGTTTTAACGACGGAATTGGTACTTTTGTCCAGTGATGTATCACCAGTGGAAGTGTGA